In Planctomycetia bacterium, the genomic window AAGCGACACGTACGGCGTCGAAGTGCGGGTCTTCGTAGTCGAATGCTGTAAGCACCTCGCCGGCCATGTCTACGGTGACCGCCGCGGCCCCGTGCGTCACTGGCACGATTGCGCCAATTTGCTGTTTATCCGGTGCGCTGGCCAGCGCCTCGACCAGCCACCGCTCTACGCCCGCGACATCGAGCTGACGGCCGATTGCCATCTCGAGGGTATGCGACGGTTGCTGCGCTTGCCAATGAATCGCGCCTGATTCGCAATCCGCCAGCAGCAGACGCGAATTTGTCTTGCCGATGTCGAGTACGGCGACGAATTTGCCGGACTTCACAGCGCATTGACTCGGATTGTTGCCGCGAACGGAATAACGTGCGATTCGCTCTAGCCGAGACGCGTGGCACTGGCTCGACTTGTGTTGTCGTGCGCCGCGTCGTCTGCGGATAATACTTCCGCCACGACCACGCGTATGCCAGCCGCCCGAAAGAGTTCGAGTTCCTCATCCTTCGCGCCGTCGTCCGTGATCAGCGTGGAAATGCGGCTGAGATCCGCGACAATCATCGAGGATCGCTGGCGTAGCTTGCGGCTGTCGGCCAGGACGACGAGTTCCTCGGCCCGCCTTAGAAGCTTCATTTCTGCCTGCACGACCAGGGGATCGGCTTCCATCATGCCGAATCGATTGAGGCCATAGCAGCCGGTGAGCAGCTTCTGGCCCCAGAAGTGATCGATTGCGTCGTTGTCATACGGGCTCAACACGATGTTCTGCTCGCGGTAAACAGTGCCACCGGGGAGCAATACGCGGTTGCGGCTCGTTGCCAACAACTTGGTAACGATTGGAATCGAGTTGGTCAGAATGTCGAGCGTCCGGTTGGTCAGGAATTCCACAAGGGCATAGGTTGTGGTCCCACCGTTGATGATGATGCTCTCGCCATCTCCGATCAGGTTCGCTGCGGCGCGGGCGATGGCGCGCTTCTGAGGTGCTCCAATTCCCTGGCTCAAC contains:
- a CDS encoding DeoR/GlpR family DNA-binding transcription regulator, with protein sequence MLDVERHRVILRLVQERSVVAIATLVEILDASEATVRRDINTLAERNQVNRIRGGVEALAPRHEAHLVGMPFELSQGIGAPQKRAIARAAANLIGDGESIIINGGTTTYALVEFLTNRTLDILTNSIPIVTKLLATSRNRVLLPGGTVYREQNIVLSPYDNDAIDHFWGQKLLTGCYGLNRFGMMEADPLVVQAEMKLLRRAEELVVLADSRKLRQRSSMIVADLSRISTLITDDGAKDEELELFRAAGIRVVVAEVLSADDAAHDNTSRASATRLG